A window from Scleropages formosus chromosome 17, fSclFor1.1, whole genome shotgun sequence encodes these proteins:
- the klhl22 gene encoding kelch-like protein 22 isoform X2, translating into MPTHKAFWEGCWRSGKEALCLTSRCWSRVDPSRHTGSCWPPPATTSDPVFPRGMFAGGLREMRESEVPLHGVTHTAMSKLLDFIYTAELELDLENVQEVLCAASLLQIQDVIDFCCDFLFTWLDDDNILEVYKLADMYGLEQLGAKVHSYLLKNIQTFSRTPIYRQLPKEKVFSVLSSDDLEVDSENEVYEAALHYHYSPEQVETDQVCLQDPLPMLEAVRFCLMERPVLQRLHERLRRCALRERITAALHYHGQELWQPVLQGPLTQPRSRFRCILGFGGMYSPGSVAHGDELQVFHPSWAEWRTLAAPQAPRMSNQGIAVLNNFVYLIGGDKNTSSFRAETRCWRYDPRHNSWCSIKPLQQQHADHCVCVVGGYIYAIGGRDYSNELDCVERYNPHTNSWEYMAPLRREVYAHAGAVVDGKIYVTCGRRGLAYLKETYCYDPQFNQWTAHAEGPVERAWHGMVSLGSRAYVIGGSNDERGYRRDVLKVACYNAAADTWTLVSPLPAGHGEPGMAVLDGQIYVLGGRSHDKGSRMKHVHVYEPAADRWESGAAFEERVSGLAACELLMPRATLAQARGWGQRAKASWEDPDFDNSDDSSDD; encoded by the exons ATGCCCACCCACAAGGCCTTCTGGGAGGGCTGTTGGCGCTCAGGGAAGGAGGCGCTCTGTTTGACGTCACGTTGCTGGTCGAGGGTCGACCCATCCAGGCACACAGGATCCTGCTGGCCGCCTCCTGCGACTACTTCAG ATCCTGTTTTCCCCAGGGGCATGTTTGCTGGGGGACTGCGAGAGATGCGGGAATCAGAGGTGCCTCTCCATGGTGTCACGCACACAGCCATGAGCAAGCTCCTGGATTTCATCTACACAGCAGAGCTGGAGCTGGACCTGGAGAACGTGCAGGAGGTTCTGTGTGCGGCCAGCTTGCTTCAG ATTCAAGATGTGATAGACTTCTGCTGTGATTTTCTCTTCACCTGGCTGGATGATGACAATATCCTGGAGGTCTACAAGCTGGCTGACATGTATGggctggagcagctgggagCCAAAGTGCACTCCTACCTCTTGAAGAACATCCAGACTTTCTCACGGACTCCCATTTACCGCCAGCTTCCCAAGGAAAAGGTCTTCAGCGTGCTCTCCAGTGATGATCTGGAGGTGGACTCAGAGAACGAGGTGTACGAGGCTGCGTTGCACTACCACTACAGCCCTGAGCAGGTGGAGACAGACCAGGTTTGCTTACAG GACCCCCTGCCCATGTTGGAGGCAGTGCGTTTCTGCCTCATGGAGCGGCCAGTGCTGCAGCGTCTACATGAGCGGCTGCGTCGCTGTGCACTACGGGAGCGCATCACCGCTGCCCTACACTACCACGGGCAGGAGCTGTGGCAACCTGTGCTCCAGGGGCCCCTCACACAGCCACGCTCGCGTTTTCGCTGCATCCTGGGCTTCGGCGGCATGTACTCACCCGGCTCCGTTGCCCACGGCGACGAGCTCCAGGTCTTCCACCCATCATGGGCTGAGTGGAGAACACTGGCTGCCCCACAGGCGCCTCGCATGTCCAACCAGGGCATTGCTGTGCTCAACAACTTTGTCTATCTCATCGGTGGCGATAAGAACACCAGCAGCTTCCGCGCCGAGACCcgctgctggag GTATGACCCTCGTCACAACAGTTGGTGCAGCATCAAgcccctgcagcagcagcatgcagaccactgtgtgtgtgtggtaggggGGTACATCTATGCCATTGGGGGCCGCGACTACAGCAACGAGCTGGACTGCGTGGAGCGCTACAACCCCCACACCAACAGCTGGGAGTACATGGCTCCGCTCCGCAGGGAG GTGTATGCCCACGCAGGAGCTGTGGTGGATGGAAAGATCTACGTCACTTGTGGACGGCGGGGGCTCGCCTACCTGAAGGAGACGTACTGCTATGACCCCCAGTTCAACCAGTGGACAGCCCATGCAGAGGGGCCCGTGGAGCGCGCGTGGCATGGCATGGTGTCACTCGGGAGCCGGGCCTACGTCATTGGGGGCAGCAACGACGAGCGTGGCTATCGACGTGACGTCCTCAAG GTGGCATGCTACAATGCAGCAGCAGACACCTGGACGCTGGTGAGCCCACTGCCAGCAGGACATGGAGAGCCAGGTATGGCAGTGCTGGATGGCCAGATCTACGTCCTGGGCGGCCGCTCCCATGACAAGGGCAGCCGTATGAAGCACGTGCACGTGTATGAGCCGGCCGCCGACCGCTGGGAGAGTGGCGCAGCCTTCGAGGAGCGCGTATCGGGCCTGGCAGCTTGCGAGCTACTAATGCCCCGCGCCACACTGGCACAGGCCCGTGGCTGGGGCCAGCGTGCCAAGGCCTCCTGGGAAGACCCTGACTTCGACAACTCGGACGACTCCAGCGATGACTGA
- the klhl22 gene encoding kelch-like protein 22 isoform X1, giving the protein MGRTMAEDAETAPKGADCSPASRSSQKKYRSHAHPQGLLGGLLALREGGALFDVTLLVEGRPIQAHRILLAASCDYFRGMFAGGLREMRESEVPLHGVTHTAMSKLLDFIYTAELELDLENVQEVLCAASLLQIQDVIDFCCDFLFTWLDDDNILEVYKLADMYGLEQLGAKVHSYLLKNIQTFSRTPIYRQLPKEKVFSVLSSDDLEVDSENEVYEAALHYHYSPEQVETDQVCLQDPLPMLEAVRFCLMERPVLQRLHERLRRCALRERITAALHYHGQELWQPVLQGPLTQPRSRFRCILGFGGMYSPGSVAHGDELQVFHPSWAEWRTLAAPQAPRMSNQGIAVLNNFVYLIGGDKNTSSFRAETRCWRYDPRHNSWCSIKPLQQQHADHCVCVVGGYIYAIGGRDYSNELDCVERYNPHTNSWEYMAPLRREVYAHAGAVVDGKIYVTCGRRGLAYLKETYCYDPQFNQWTAHAEGPVERAWHGMVSLGSRAYVIGGSNDERGYRRDVLKVACYNAAADTWTLVSPLPAGHGEPGMAVLDGQIYVLGGRSHDKGSRMKHVHVYEPAADRWESGAAFEERVSGLAACELLMPRATLAQARGWGQRAKASWEDPDFDNSDDSSDD; this is encoded by the exons ATGGGCCGCACAATGGCGGAGGACGCGGAAACTGCCCCAAAGGGCGCGGATTGCTCCCCTGCGTCGCGGAGCAGCCAGAAGAAGTATAGGAGCCATGCCCACCCACAAGGCCTTCTGGGAGGGCTGTTGGCGCTCAGGGAAGGAGGCGCTCTGTTTGACGTCACGTTGCTGGTCGAGGGTCGACCCATCCAGGCACACAGGATCCTGCTGGCCGCCTCCTGCGACTACTTCAG GGGCATGTTTGCTGGGGGACTGCGAGAGATGCGGGAATCAGAGGTGCCTCTCCATGGTGTCACGCACACAGCCATGAGCAAGCTCCTGGATTTCATCTACACAGCAGAGCTGGAGCTGGACCTGGAGAACGTGCAGGAGGTTCTGTGTGCGGCCAGCTTGCTTCAG ATTCAAGATGTGATAGACTTCTGCTGTGATTTTCTCTTCACCTGGCTGGATGATGACAATATCCTGGAGGTCTACAAGCTGGCTGACATGTATGggctggagcagctgggagCCAAAGTGCACTCCTACCTCTTGAAGAACATCCAGACTTTCTCACGGACTCCCATTTACCGCCAGCTTCCCAAGGAAAAGGTCTTCAGCGTGCTCTCCAGTGATGATCTGGAGGTGGACTCAGAGAACGAGGTGTACGAGGCTGCGTTGCACTACCACTACAGCCCTGAGCAGGTGGAGACAGACCAGGTTTGCTTACAG GACCCCCTGCCCATGTTGGAGGCAGTGCGTTTCTGCCTCATGGAGCGGCCAGTGCTGCAGCGTCTACATGAGCGGCTGCGTCGCTGTGCACTACGGGAGCGCATCACCGCTGCCCTACACTACCACGGGCAGGAGCTGTGGCAACCTGTGCTCCAGGGGCCCCTCACACAGCCACGCTCGCGTTTTCGCTGCATCCTGGGCTTCGGCGGCATGTACTCACCCGGCTCCGTTGCCCACGGCGACGAGCTCCAGGTCTTCCACCCATCATGGGCTGAGTGGAGAACACTGGCTGCCCCACAGGCGCCTCGCATGTCCAACCAGGGCATTGCTGTGCTCAACAACTTTGTCTATCTCATCGGTGGCGATAAGAACACCAGCAGCTTCCGCGCCGAGACCcgctgctggag GTATGACCCTCGTCACAACAGTTGGTGCAGCATCAAgcccctgcagcagcagcatgcagaccactgtgtgtgtgtggtaggggGGTACATCTATGCCATTGGGGGCCGCGACTACAGCAACGAGCTGGACTGCGTGGAGCGCTACAACCCCCACACCAACAGCTGGGAGTACATGGCTCCGCTCCGCAGGGAG GTGTATGCCCACGCAGGAGCTGTGGTGGATGGAAAGATCTACGTCACTTGTGGACGGCGGGGGCTCGCCTACCTGAAGGAGACGTACTGCTATGACCCCCAGTTCAACCAGTGGACAGCCCATGCAGAGGGGCCCGTGGAGCGCGCGTGGCATGGCATGGTGTCACTCGGGAGCCGGGCCTACGTCATTGGGGGCAGCAACGACGAGCGTGGCTATCGACGTGACGTCCTCAAG GTGGCATGCTACAATGCAGCAGCAGACACCTGGACGCTGGTGAGCCCACTGCCAGCAGGACATGGAGAGCCAGGTATGGCAGTGCTGGATGGCCAGATCTACGTCCTGGGCGGCCGCTCCCATGACAAGGGCAGCCGTATGAAGCACGTGCACGTGTATGAGCCGGCCGCCGACCGCTGGGAGAGTGGCGCAGCCTTCGAGGAGCGCGTATCGGGCCTGGCAGCTTGCGAGCTACTAATGCCCCGCGCCACACTGGCACAGGCCCGTGGCTGGGGCCAGCGTGCCAAGGCCTCCTGGGAAGACCCTGACTTCGACAACTCGGACGACTCCAGCGATGACTGA
- the klhl22 gene encoding kelch-like protein 22 isoform X3, giving the protein MGRTMAEDAETAPKGADCSPASRSSQKKYRSHAHPQGLLGGLLALREGGALFDVTLLVEGRPIQAHRILLAASCDYFRGMFAGGLREMRESEVPLHGVTHTAMSKLLDFIYTAELELDLENVQEVLCAASLLQIQDVIDFCCDFLFTWLDDDNILEVYKLADMYGLEQLGAKVHSYLLKNIQTFSRTPIYRQLPKEKVFSVLSSDDLEVDSENEVYEAALHYHYSPEQVETDQVCLQDPLPMLEAVRFCLMERPVLQRLHERLRRCALRERITAALHYHGQELWQPVLQGPLTQPRSRFRCILGFGGMYSPGSVAHGDELQVFHPSWAEWRTLAAPQAPRMSNQGIAVLNNFVYLIGGDKNTSSFRAETRCWRYDPRHNSWCSIKPLQQQHADHCVCVVGGYIYAIGGRDYSNELDCVERYNPHTNSWEYMAPLRREVYAHAGAVVDGKIYVTCGRRGLAYLKETYCYDPQFNQWTAHAEGPVERAWHGMVSLGSRAYVIGGSNDERGYRRDVLKVACYNAAADTWTLVSPLPAGHGEPGSLPRARLGERTEKLLERPTP; this is encoded by the exons ATGGGCCGCACAATGGCGGAGGACGCGGAAACTGCCCCAAAGGGCGCGGATTGCTCCCCTGCGTCGCGGAGCAGCCAGAAGAAGTATAGGAGCCATGCCCACCCACAAGGCCTTCTGGGAGGGCTGTTGGCGCTCAGGGAAGGAGGCGCTCTGTTTGACGTCACGTTGCTGGTCGAGGGTCGACCCATCCAGGCACACAGGATCCTGCTGGCCGCCTCCTGCGACTACTTCAG GGGCATGTTTGCTGGGGGACTGCGAGAGATGCGGGAATCAGAGGTGCCTCTCCATGGTGTCACGCACACAGCCATGAGCAAGCTCCTGGATTTCATCTACACAGCAGAGCTGGAGCTGGACCTGGAGAACGTGCAGGAGGTTCTGTGTGCGGCCAGCTTGCTTCAG ATTCAAGATGTGATAGACTTCTGCTGTGATTTTCTCTTCACCTGGCTGGATGATGACAATATCCTGGAGGTCTACAAGCTGGCTGACATGTATGggctggagcagctgggagCCAAAGTGCACTCCTACCTCTTGAAGAACATCCAGACTTTCTCACGGACTCCCATTTACCGCCAGCTTCCCAAGGAAAAGGTCTTCAGCGTGCTCTCCAGTGATGATCTGGAGGTGGACTCAGAGAACGAGGTGTACGAGGCTGCGTTGCACTACCACTACAGCCCTGAGCAGGTGGAGACAGACCAGGTTTGCTTACAG GACCCCCTGCCCATGTTGGAGGCAGTGCGTTTCTGCCTCATGGAGCGGCCAGTGCTGCAGCGTCTACATGAGCGGCTGCGTCGCTGTGCACTACGGGAGCGCATCACCGCTGCCCTACACTACCACGGGCAGGAGCTGTGGCAACCTGTGCTCCAGGGGCCCCTCACACAGCCACGCTCGCGTTTTCGCTGCATCCTGGGCTTCGGCGGCATGTACTCACCCGGCTCCGTTGCCCACGGCGACGAGCTCCAGGTCTTCCACCCATCATGGGCTGAGTGGAGAACACTGGCTGCCCCACAGGCGCCTCGCATGTCCAACCAGGGCATTGCTGTGCTCAACAACTTTGTCTATCTCATCGGTGGCGATAAGAACACCAGCAGCTTCCGCGCCGAGACCcgctgctggag GTATGACCCTCGTCACAACAGTTGGTGCAGCATCAAgcccctgcagcagcagcatgcagaccactgtgtgtgtgtggtaggggGGTACATCTATGCCATTGGGGGCCGCGACTACAGCAACGAGCTGGACTGCGTGGAGCGCTACAACCCCCACACCAACAGCTGGGAGTACATGGCTCCGCTCCGCAGGGAG GTGTATGCCCACGCAGGAGCTGTGGTGGATGGAAAGATCTACGTCACTTGTGGACGGCGGGGGCTCGCCTACCTGAAGGAGACGTACTGCTATGACCCCCAGTTCAACCAGTGGACAGCCCATGCAGAGGGGCCCGTGGAGCGCGCGTGGCATGGCATGGTGTCACTCGGGAGCCGGGCCTACGTCATTGGGGGCAGCAACGACGAGCGTGGCTATCGACGTGACGTCCTCAAG GTGGCATGCTACAATGCAGCAGCAGACACCTGGACGCTGGTGAGCCCACTGCCAGCAGGACATGGAGAGCCAG GCAGTCTGCCCAGGGCCAGGCTTGGGGAGAGGACAGAGAAACTGCTAGAGAGGCCAACCCCCTGA